A genomic stretch from Thermomonospora umbrina includes:
- the rpsJ gene encoding 30S ribosomal protein S10 produces MAGQKIRIRLKAYDHEVIDSSAKKIVETVTRTGAKVAGPVPLPTEKNVYCVIRSPHKYKDSREHFEMRTHKRLIDIIDPTPKTVDSLMRLDLPAGVDIEIKL; encoded by the coding sequence ATGGCGGGACAGAAGATCCGCATCCGGCTCAAGGCCTACGACCATGAGGTCATCGACTCCTCGGCGAAGAAGATCGTCGAGACGGTGACGCGGACGGGCGCCAAGGTCGCGGGCCCGGTGCCGCTGCCGACCGAGAAGAACGTGTACTGCGTCATCCGCTCGCCGCACAAGTACAAGGACTCGCGCGAGCACTTCGAGATGCGCACGCACAAGCGGCTGATCGACATCATCGATCCGACGCCCAAGACGGTCGACTCGCTGATGCGGCTCGACCTGCCGGCCGGCGTCGACATCGAGATCAAGCTCTAG
- the rpsC gene encoding 30S ribosomal protein S3 translates to MGQKINPHGFRLGITTDFKSRWYADKLYKDYVKEDVAIRRMLQKGMERAGISKVEIERTRDRVRVDIHTARPGIVIGRRGAEADRIRGDLEKLTGKQVQLNILEVKNPEIDAQLVAQGVAEQLSSRVAFRRAMRKAIQSAMKSGAKGIKVQCGGRLGGAEMSRSEFYREGQVPLHTLRADIDYGFYEARTTFGRIGVKVWIYKGEAPTSRAEREARAAQQRSGPGGGGGGERRGGDRRGGRGGERRGGRGGGGGGGRGGAGGAGGGRGGERPQQSQEQAQPTAESAAPAPSGEGS, encoded by the coding sequence GTGGGTCAGAAGATCAACCCGCACGGGTTCCGACTCGGCATCACCACGGACTTCAAGTCCCGGTGGTACGCCGACAAGCTGTACAAGGACTACGTCAAGGAAGACGTCGCGATCCGTCGCATGCTGCAGAAGGGCATGGAGCGGGCCGGCATCTCCAAGGTCGAGATCGAGCGCACCCGCGACCGCGTCCGCGTGGACATCCACACGGCGCGTCCGGGCATCGTGATCGGCCGGCGCGGTGCCGAGGCAGACCGGATCCGGGGCGACCTCGAGAAGCTGACCGGCAAGCAGGTCCAGCTCAACATCCTCGAGGTCAAGAACCCCGAGATCGACGCTCAGCTCGTCGCCCAGGGCGTGGCCGAGCAGTTGTCCAGCCGGGTCGCGTTCCGTCGGGCGATGCGCAAGGCCATCCAGTCCGCGATGAAGAGCGGCGCCAAGGGCATCAAGGTGCAGTGCGGCGGCCGCCTCGGCGGCGCGGAGATGTCCCGCTCGGAGTTCTACCGCGAGGGCCAGGTGCCCCTGCACACCCTGCGCGCCGACATCGACTACGGCTTCTACGAGGCCCGCACCACGTTCGGTCGGATCGGCGTGAAGGTGTGGATCTACAAGGGCGAGGCCCCCACCAGCCGCGCCGAGCGCGAGGCCCGTGCGGCCCAGCAGCGCTCCGGCCCCGGTGGCGGTGGCGGCGGCGAGCGTCGCGGCGGTGACCGTCGTGGCGGTCGCGGCGGCGAGCGTCGCGGCGGCCGTGGCGGTGGCGGTGGCGGTGGCCGCGGTGGCGCCGGTGGTGCCGGCGGTGGCCGCGGTGGCGAGCGTCCGCAGCAGAGTCAGGAGCAGGCCCAGCCGACCGCCGAGTCGGCGGCGCCCGCACCGAGTGGTGAGGGGAGCTGA
- the rpmD gene encoding 50S ribosomal protein L30 yields MSQLKITQIKSRISEKQNQRDTLRTLGLRKIGQSVVREDSQQVRGMIRTVAHLVAVEEVD; encoded by the coding sequence GTGAGCCAGCTCAAGATCACGCAGATCAAGTCGCGGATCAGCGAGAAGCAGAACCAGCGTGACACGTTGCGTACCCTGGGCCTGCGGAAGATCGGCCAGAGCGTCGTCCGCGAGGATTCCCAGCAGGTGCGCGGCATGATCCGGACCGTGGCGCACCTCGTTGCGGTCGAGGAGGTCGACTGA
- the rplB gene encoding 50S ribosomal protein L2, translating to MGIRKYKPTTPGRRGSSVADFVELTRREPEKSLLRPLPKKGGRNNHGRITTRHQGGGHKRAYRLIDFRRADKDGIPAKVAHIEYDPNRTARIALLHYVDGEKRYILAPQGLKQGDRVENGPGSDIKPGNCLPLRNIPTGTVVHAIELKPGGGAKLARSAGAGCQLLAKEGKYATLRMPSGEMRMVDVRCRATVGEVGNAEQSNINWGKAGRMRWKNKRPTVRGVAMNPIDHPHGGGEGKTSGGRHPVNPKGKKEGRTRQANKASDRLIVRRRSKKKR from the coding sequence ATGGGCATCCGTAAATACAAGCCGACGACACCCGGTCGTCGCGGCTCCAGCGTGGCCGACTTCGTCGAGCTCACGCGTCGGGAGCCGGAGAAGTCGCTGCTGCGCCCCCTTCCGAAGAAGGGCGGCCGCAACAACCACGGTCGCATCACCACCCGGCATCAGGGCGGTGGTCACAAGCGGGCGTACCGCCTGATCGACTTCCGTCGCGCCGACAAGGACGGCATCCCGGCGAAGGTCGCGCACATCGAGTACGACCCGAACCGCACCGCCCGCATCGCGCTGCTGCACTACGTGGACGGCGAGAAGCGCTACATCCTGGCGCCGCAGGGCCTCAAGCAGGGCGACCGCGTCGAGAACGGGCCGGGCTCGGACATCAAGCCGGGCAACTGCCTGCCGCTGCGCAACATCCCGACGGGTACCGTCGTGCACGCCATCGAGCTGAAGCCCGGCGGCGGCGCGAAGCTGGCCCGCTCCGCGGGGGCCGGCTGCCAGTTGCTGGCCAAGGAGGGCAAGTACGCCACGCTGCGCATGCCCTCCGGTGAGATGCGGATGGTGGACGTGCGCTGCCGCGCCACCGTCGGCGAGGTCGGCAACGCCGAGCAGTCGAACATCAACTGGGGCAAGGCCGGCCGGATGCGCTGGAAGAACAAGCGTCCGACCGTTCGCGGTGTGGCCATGAACCCGATCGACCACCCGCACGGTGGTGGTGAGGGCAAGACGTCCGGTGGCCGCCACCCGGTGAACCCCAAGGGCAAGAAGGAAGGCCGTACCCGCCAGGCGAACAAGGCCAGCGACCGGCTGATCGTCCGTCGTCGCAGCAAGAAGAAGCGGTAG
- the rpmC gene encoding 50S ribosomal protein L29 gives MAKGLTADELRTEAEDALVTKLKEAKEELFNLRFQAATGQLDNHGRLREVKREIARIYTVMRERELGIVTVAEEPAQEDESND, from the coding sequence ATGGCCAAGGGTCTTACCGCCGACGAGCTGCGCACCGAGGCTGAGGACGCACTGGTGACCAAGCTGAAGGAGGCGAAGGAGGAGCTGTTCAACCTCCGCTTCCAGGCCGCCACCGGCCAGCTTGACAACCACGGGCGGCTGCGCGAGGTCAAGCGCGAGATCGCCCGGATCTACACCGTGATGCGGGAGCGCGAGCTCGGCATCGTGACGGTCGCCGAGGAGCCCGCGCAGGAGGACGAGAGCAATGACTGA
- the rplN gene encoding 50S ribosomal protein L14, translated as MIQQESRLKVADNTGAKEILCIRVLGGSGRRYAGVGDIIVATVKDALPGAGVKKGDVVKAVVVRTRKERRRADGSYIRFDENAAVLIKDGGDPRGTRIFGPVGRELREKKFMRIISLAPEVL; from the coding sequence GTGATCCAGCAGGAGTCGCGACTCAAGGTCGCCGACAACACGGGTGCCAAGGAGATCCTGTGCATCCGGGTTCTCGGCGGCTCGGGTCGGCGCTACGCGGGAGTCGGCGACATCATCGTCGCGACGGTGAAGGACGCCCTTCCCGGTGCGGGCGTGAAGAAGGGTGACGTCGTCAAGGCCGTCGTCGTGCGCACCCGCAAGGAGCGCCGCCGCGCCGACGGCTCCTACATCCGCTTCGACGAGAACGCCGCCGTCCTGATCAAGGACGGCGGCGACCCGCGGGGCACCCGCATCTTCGGCCCGGTGGGTCGGGAGCTGCGCGAGAAGAAGTTCATGCGAATCATCTCGCTCGCCCCGGAGGTGCTGTGA
- the rplR gene encoding 50S ribosomal protein L18, whose product MAAGKPVAGKATSARAKSRARRHLRVRKKVVGTPERPRLVVTRSTKHMFAQVIDDTVGHTLASASTMEADLRADDGDKTAKSRKVGELLAARAREAGVAKVVFDRGGNRYHGRIAALADGAREKGLEF is encoded by the coding sequence ATGGCAGCAGGCAAGCCCGTGGCCGGCAAGGCCACGTCGGCGCGGGCCAAGTCCCGCGCCCGCCGGCACCTGCGGGTCCGCAAGAAGGTCGTCGGCACCCCCGAGCGGCCCCGCCTGGTCGTGACCCGCTCCACCAAGCACATGTTCGCCCAGGTGATCGACGACACCGTCGGCCACACGCTGGCCTCGGCGTCCACCATGGAGGCGGACCTGCGGGCGGACGACGGCGACAAGACCGCCAAGTCGCGCAAGGTCGGCGAGCTGCTCGCCGCGCGGGCCCGCGAGGCCGGCGTCGCGAAGGTCGTGTTCGACCGCGGCGGCAACCGGTACCACGGCCGCATCGCCGCCCTGGCGGACGGTGCGCGCGAGAAGGGCCTGGAGTTCTGA
- the rplF gene encoding 50S ribosomal protein L6 — protein MSRIGRLPIAVPSGVDVNIDGQAVTVKGPKGELKHTVAEPIEVKLEDGTVTVARPNDVNTNRALHGLTRSLIANMVEGVTNGYSKTLEIRGVGYTAAAKGQNTLELKLGYSHPITFEAPEGITFRVESVRRDQINALIHVDGIDKQKVGEAAANIRKLRKPDVYKGKGVRYQGEQVRKKVGKAGK, from the coding sequence ATGTCTCGTATCGGACGTCTCCCCATTGCCGTCCCGAGCGGCGTGGACGTCAACATCGACGGCCAGGCGGTCACCGTCAAGGGACCCAAGGGCGAACTGAAGCACACCGTCGCCGAGCCCATCGAGGTGAAGCTCGAGGACGGCACCGTCACGGTCGCCCGACCGAACGACGTCAACACCAACCGCGCGCTGCACGGCCTCACCCGGTCGCTGATCGCCAACATGGTCGAGGGCGTCACCAACGGGTACAGCAAGACGCTGGAGATCCGCGGCGTCGGCTACACGGCCGCGGCCAAGGGCCAGAACACGCTGGAGCTCAAGCTGGGCTACAGCCACCCGATCACCTTCGAGGCGCCGGAGGGCATCACCTTCCGCGTCGAGTCCGTGCGTCGCGACCAGATCAACGCGTTGATCCACGTGGACGGCATCGACAAGCAGAAGGTCGGCGAGGCCGCCGCCAACATCCGCAAGCTCCGCAAGCCCGACGTCTACAAGGGCAAGGGCGTGCGGTACCAGGGCGAGCAGGTCCGCAAGAAGGTCGGAAAGGCTGGTAAGTAG
- the rplX gene encoding 50S ribosomal protein L24 produces the protein MKIRKGDEVVVIAGKDKGATGKVIHADPRRDRVTVEGVNLIKKNTKADPQGKGGGVITREASLHVSNVALVEDGKPVRVGYKINEDGTKVRISRRSGKEV, from the coding sequence ATGAAGATCAGGAAGGGCGACGAGGTCGTCGTCATCGCCGGCAAGGACAAGGGCGCGACCGGCAAGGTCATCCACGCCGACCCGCGTCGCGACCGGGTGACCGTCGAGGGCGTCAACCTCATCAAGAAGAACACCAAGGCCGACCCGCAGGGCAAGGGCGGCGGGGTCATCACCCGTGAGGCGTCGCTGCACGTGAGCAACGTGGCGCTGGTCGAGGACGGCAAGCCGGTCCGGGTCGGCTACAAGATCAATGAGGACGGCACGAAGGTCCGGATCTCGCGCCGCAGCGGCAAGGAGGTCTGA
- the rpsQ gene encoding 30S ribosomal protein S17, with protein MTEQAPAEAAKRPSRKIAEGLVVSDKMDKTVVVAVEDRIKHRRYHKIIRRTTKYKAHDEANECGVGDRVRLMETRPLSATKRWRVIEILEKAK; from the coding sequence ATGACTGAGCAGGCGCCCGCCGAGGCCGCCAAGCGGCCCAGCCGCAAGATCGCCGAAGGCCTCGTGGTCAGCGACAAGATGGACAAGACCGTCGTCGTGGCGGTCGAGGACCGGATCAAGCACCGCCGGTACCACAAGATCATTCGGCGGACCACCAAGTACAAGGCGCACGACGAGGCCAACGAGTGTGGCGTCGGCGACCGCGTCCGTCTCATGGAGACCCGGCCACTGTCGGCCACCAAGCGGTGGCGCGTGATCGAGATCCTCGAGAAGGCCAAGTAA
- the rplW gene encoding 50S ribosomal protein L23, protein MSKIADPRDIIIAPVVSEKSYGLLDENKYTFIVRPDANKVQIRQAVEAVFGVKVTSVNTINRKGKRKRTRFGYGKRKDTKRAIVGLAEGDRIDIFGGPTA, encoded by the coding sequence GTGAGCAAGATCGCCGACCCCCGGGACATCATCATCGCGCCGGTCGTCTCGGAGAAGAGCTACGGCCTGCTGGACGAGAACAAGTACACGTTCATCGTCCGGCCGGACGCCAACAAGGTCCAGATCAGGCAGGCGGTCGAGGCCGTGTTCGGGGTCAAGGTGACCAGCGTGAACACGATCAACCGCAAGGGCAAGCGGAAGCGGACGCGCTTCGGCTACGGCAAGCGCAAGGACACCAAGCGAGCCATCGTCGGGCTGGCCGAGGGCGACCGGATCGACATCTTCGGTGGCCCGACCGCCTGA
- the rplV gene encoding 50S ribosomal protein L22 has translation MEARAQARFIRVTPRKARRVVDLIRGLPAAEAQAVLRFAPQAASEPVGKVLASAIANAEHNFKLDTDTLVVSRAWVDEGPTLKRFRPRAQGRAYRINKRTSHITVIVEAREGAAAGNGGGRKRRTR, from the coding sequence ATGGAAGCCAGGGCCCAGGCGCGGTTCATCCGTGTCACGCCCAGGAAGGCCCGCCGCGTGGTGGACCTCATCCGCGGCCTTCCCGCCGCGGAGGCTCAGGCGGTGCTGCGGTTCGCCCCCCAGGCTGCCAGTGAGCCGGTGGGCAAGGTGCTGGCGAGCGCCATCGCCAACGCCGAGCACAACTTCAAGCTCGACACCGACACGCTCGTCGTGAGCCGGGCGTGGGTCGACGAGGGGCCGACGCTCAAGCGCTTCCGGCCTCGCGCCCAGGGCCGGGCTTACCGGATCAACAAGCGCACCAGCCATATCACCGTGATCGTCGAGGCCCGCGAGGGCGCGGCGGCCGGGAACGGCGGCGGCAGGAAGAGGAGGACCCGCTAG
- the rplO gene encoding 50S ribosomal protein L15, with protein sequence MADVTEGGPLKVHDLRPAPGANKRKVRKGRGEASKGKTAGRGTKGTKARSTVPVGFEGGQMPLIRRIPKLKGFKNPNRVEFQVVNLDLLGELYPQGGEITVEDLVAKGAVRKNQPVKVLGNGEISVAVQVRAHAFSASAKEKIAAAGGSTDEL encoded by the coding sequence ATGGCGGACGTCACCGAGGGTGGTCCCCTCAAGGTGCACGACCTGCGTCCCGCCCCCGGCGCCAACAAGCGCAAGGTCCGCAAGGGCCGGGGCGAGGCGTCCAAGGGCAAGACGGCCGGACGCGGTACCAAGGGCACCAAGGCCCGCAGCACCGTTCCGGTCGGTTTCGAGGGCGGCCAGATGCCGCTGATCCGTCGGATTCCGAAGCTCAAGGGCTTCAAGAACCCGAACCGGGTCGAGTTCCAGGTCGTCAACCTGGACCTGCTGGGCGAGCTGTACCCGCAGGGCGGCGAGATCACCGTCGAGGATCTCGTGGCCAAGGGCGCGGTGCGCAAGAACCAGCCGGTCAAGGTGCTCGGCAACGGCGAGATCTCCGTGGCGGTCCAGGTGAGGGCGCACGCCTTCTCCGCCTCCGCCAAGGAGAAGATCGCGGCTGCCGGCGGTTCGACCGACGAGCTGTAG
- the rplD gene encoding 50S ribosomal protein L4: MSKLDVELPAEIFDAKTSVPLIHQVIVAQQAAARQGTHSTKTRGEVRGGGKKPYRQKGTGRARQGSTRAPQFAGGGTVHGPQPRDYSQRTPKKMKAAALRGALSDRARHGRIHVVDTLVEGETPKTKAALQALREVSQARRILVVVDREDELTWKSLRNEPSVHLLVQDQLNTYDVMVSDEVVFTKAAYESFIARATNQKGGGDK, translated from the coding sequence GTGAGCAAGCTCGATGTCGAACTGCCCGCGGAGATCTTCGACGCGAAGACCAGCGTGCCGCTGATCCACCAGGTGATCGTGGCCCAGCAGGCCGCGGCGCGCCAGGGCACCCACTCCACCAAGACCCGCGGCGAGGTCCGCGGCGGTGGCAAGAAGCCGTACCGGCAGAAGGGCACCGGCCGCGCCCGTCAGGGCTCGACCCGCGCGCCCCAGTTCGCCGGCGGCGGCACGGTGCACGGCCCCCAGCCGCGCGACTACTCCCAGCGCACGCCCAAGAAGATGAAGGCCGCCGCGCTGCGCGGCGCCCTGTCGGACCGGGCGCGGCACGGTCGGATCCACGTGGTGGACACCCTCGTCGAGGGCGAGACCCCCAAGACCAAGGCGGCGCTGCAGGCGCTGCGCGAGGTCAGCCAGGCCCGCCGGATCCTCGTGGTCGTCGACCGTGAGGACGAGCTGACCTGGAAGAGCCTGCGCAACGAGCCCAGCGTGCACCTGCTGGTCCAGGACCAGCTCAACACCTACGACGTGATGGTGAGCGACGAGGTGGTCTTCACGAAGGCCGCCTACGAGTCGTTCATCGCACGCGCGACGAACCAGAAGGGAGGTGGCGACAAGTGA
- the rpsE gene encoding 30S ribosomal protein S5 — protein sequence MAAQRRGGGQGGDRRDGRRDDRRGGADKGQSYIERVVAINRVAKVVKGGRRFSFTALVIVGDGNGTVGVGYGKAKEVPAAIAKGVEEAKKHFFKVPRIQGTIPHTSQGEEAAGVVLLRPASPGTGVIAGGPVRAVLECAGIHDVLSKSLGSSNAINIVHATVAALKQLNRPEEIAAKRGLPLEDVAPAAMLRARAAGSEPRAEAAS from the coding sequence ATGGCAGCGCAGAGGCGCGGCGGCGGTCAGGGTGGCGACCGCCGCGACGGCCGCCGCGACGACCGCCGCGGTGGCGCCGACAAGGGACAGTCGTACATCGAGCGCGTTGTGGCGATCAACCGCGTCGCCAAGGTCGTCAAGGGCGGCCGTCGCTTCAGCTTCACCGCGCTGGTCATCGTCGGTGACGGCAACGGCACGGTCGGCGTCGGCTACGGCAAGGCCAAGGAGGTGCCCGCGGCGATCGCCAAGGGCGTCGAGGAGGCCAAGAAGCACTTCTTCAAGGTGCCGCGGATCCAGGGCACCATCCCGCACACCTCGCAGGGCGAGGAGGCTGCCGGCGTGGTGCTGCTGCGTCCGGCCAGCCCCGGTACCGGCGTGATCGCCGGTGGTCCGGTGCGCGCGGTGCTGGAGTGCGCCGGCATCCACGACGTGCTGAGCAAGTCGCTGGGCAGCTCGAACGCGATCAACATCGTGCACGCCACGGTGGCCGCGCTCAAGCAGCTCAACCGGCCCGAGGAGATCGCCGCCAAGCGCGGGCTCCCGCTGGAGGACGTGGCCCCGGCCGCGATGCTGCGTGCCCGCGCCGCCGGCAGTGAGCCGAGGGCGGAGGCCGCGTCGTGA
- the rpsH gene encoding 30S ribosomal protein S8 produces MTMTDPIADMLTRLRNANSAYHDTVGMPYSKIKAHIAEILQQEGYISAWHVEDAEVGKKLVIDLKFGPTRERSIAGIKRVSKPGLRVYAKKDNLPKVLGGLGVAIISTSSGLMTDKQAGKRGVGGEVLAYVW; encoded by the coding sequence ATGACGATGACCGACCCGATCGCAGACATGCTGACTCGTCTGCGGAACGCGAACTCGGCGTACCACGACACCGTGGGCATGCCGTACTCGAAGATCAAGGCGCACATCGCCGAGATCCTCCAGCAGGAGGGGTACATCTCCGCCTGGCATGTGGAGGACGCCGAGGTCGGCAAGAAGCTCGTGATCGACCTGAAGTTCGGCCCGACCCGTGAGCGTTCGATCGCCGGGATCAAGCGGGTTTCGAAGCCGGGTCTGCGGGTGTACGCGAAGAAGGACAACCTGCCGAAGGTCCTGGGCGGACTGGGCGTCGCGATCATTTCGACGTCCTCCGGACTGATGACCGACAAGCAGGCCGGCAAGCGCGGCGTGGGCGGAGAAGTCCTCGCCTACGTGTGGTGA
- the rplC gene encoding 50S ribosomal protein L3 encodes MSKQSKGVLGEKLGMTQVFDDEGRIVPVTVVAAGPCVVTQIRTPDKDGYSAVQIGYGQVDPRKVNKPRTGHFEKAGVTPRRFLIELRTDDATEYSLGQEITATVFEAGQRIDVTGTSKGKGTAGVMKRHGFKGLGASHGTQRKHRSPGSIGGCATPGRVFKGLRMAGRMGHVRKTVQNLTIHAIDADKGLLLIKGAIPGPNGGLVLVRDAVKGTGK; translated from the coding sequence ATGAGTAAGCAGAGCAAGGGCGTCCTGGGCGAGAAGCTCGGCATGACCCAGGTCTTCGACGATGAGGGCCGGATCGTTCCGGTGACCGTCGTCGCGGCCGGGCCGTGCGTCGTCACCCAGATCCGTACGCCCGACAAGGACGGCTACAGCGCCGTGCAGATCGGCTACGGCCAGGTGGACCCGCGCAAGGTCAACAAGCCCCGCACGGGGCACTTCGAGAAGGCCGGCGTGACCCCGCGCCGCTTCCTGATCGAGCTGCGCACCGACGACGCCACCGAGTACTCCCTCGGCCAGGAGATCACCGCCACGGTCTTCGAGGCCGGCCAGCGGATCGACGTCACCGGCACCAGCAAGGGCAAGGGCACCGCGGGTGTCATGAAGCGCCATGGCTTCAAGGGCCTCGGCGCCTCGCACGGCACCCAGCGCAAGCACCGCTCGCCGGGCTCGATCGGCGGCTGCGCGACCCCCGGTCGCGTCTTCAAGGGCCTGCGCATGGCCGGGCGGATGGGTCACGTCCGCAAGACCGTGCAGAACCTGACCATCCACGCCATCGACGCGGACAAGGGCCTGCTGCTCATCAAGGGCGCCATCCCCGGTCCCAACGGCGGTCTCGTGCTGGTCCGCGACGCAGTGAAGGGAACGGGCAAGTGA
- the rplP gene encoding 50S ribosomal protein L16, producing MLIPRKVKHRKQHHPKRRGMAKGGTKVTFGEFGIQAVEGAYVTNRQIEAARIAMTRHIKRGGKVWINIFPDRPLTKKPAETRMGSGKGSPEWWIANVKPGRVMFELSYPNEVIAREALTRAIHKLPMKCKIVKRELGES from the coding sequence ATGCTGATCCCTCGCAAGGTCAAGCACCGTAAGCAGCACCACCCCAAGCGCCGCGGCATGGCGAAGGGTGGAACGAAGGTCACCTTCGGCGAGTTCGGCATCCAGGCCGTCGAGGGCGCGTACGTGACCAACCGGCAGATCGAGGCCGCGCGTATCGCGATGACCCGGCACATCAAGCGTGGCGGCAAGGTGTGGATCAACATCTTCCCCGACCGTCCGCTGACCAAGAAGCCCGCCGAGACCCGCATGGGTTCCGGCAAGGGCTCGCCGGAGTGGTGGATCGCGAACGTCAAGCCGGGCCGGGTGATGTTCGAGCTCTCGTACCCCAACGAGGTGATCGCCCGCGAGGCGCTGACCCGCGCGATCCACAAGCTCCCCATGAAGTGCAAGATCGTCAAGCGAGAGTTGGGTGAGTCCTGA
- the rpsS gene encoding 30S ribosomal protein S19, with product MPRSLKKGPFVDDHLYKKVETQNEKGTKNVIKTWSRRSMIIPEMIGHTIAVHDGRKHVPVFVTDAMVGHKLGEFAPTRTFRSHVKEDRRSRRG from the coding sequence ATGCCACGTAGCCTGAAGAAGGGCCCGTTCGTCGACGACCACCTCTACAAGAAGGTGGAGACGCAGAACGAGAAGGGCACCAAGAACGTCATCAAGACGTGGTCCCGCCGGTCCATGATCATCCCGGAGATGATCGGGCACACCATCGCGGTGCACGACGGCCGTAAGCACGTGCCGGTGTTCGTCACCGACGCCATGGTCGGCCACAAGCTCGGTGAGTTCGCCCCCACGCGGACGTTCCGCAGCCACGTCAAAGAAGACCGTCGCAGCCGTCGCGGCTGA
- the rplE gene encoding 50S ribosomal protein L5 produces the protein MTETTTERPVPQPRLKLRYREEITKSLQEQFGYANVMQIPGLTKIVVNMGVGDAAKDTKLIEGAIRDLTLITAQKPSVNRAKKSIAQFKLREGMPIGAHVTLRGDRMWEFLDRLLSLALPRIRDFRGLSPKQFDGNGNYTFGLTEQVMFHEVDPDKVDRQRGMDITVVTTAKTDDEGRALLRALGFPFKEN, from the coding sequence ATGACCGAGACCACCACCGAGCGGCCGGTGCCGCAGCCGCGGCTGAAGCTCCGCTACCGCGAGGAGATCACCAAGTCCCTCCAGGAGCAGTTCGGCTACGCCAACGTCATGCAGATCCCCGGTCTGACGAAGATCGTGGTGAACATGGGCGTGGGCGACGCGGCCAAGGACACGAAGCTGATCGAGGGCGCGATCCGCGACCTGACGCTGATCACCGCCCAGAAGCCCAGCGTGAACCGGGCCAAGAAGTCCATCGCCCAGTTCAAGCTGCGCGAGGGCATGCCGATCGGCGCGCACGTCACGCTGCGCGGCGACCGGATGTGGGAGTTCCTGGACCGGCTGCTGTCGCTGGCGCTGCCCCGCATCCGTGACTTCCGCGGCCTGTCGCCCAAGCAGTTCGACGGGAACGGCAACTACACCTTCGGGCTGACCGAGCAGGTCATGTTCCACGAGGTCGACCCGGACAAGGTCGACCGGCAGCGGGGCATGGACATCACGGTCGTGACGACCGCGAAGACCGATGACGAGGGCCGGGCGCTCCTGCGGGCCCTGGGCTTCCCCTTCAAGGAGAACTGA
- a CDS encoding type Z 30S ribosomal protein S14, with translation MAKKGLIAKAARKPKFGVRAYTRCSRCGRPRSVYRKFGLCRVCFREMAHRGELPGITKSSW, from the coding sequence ATGGCGAAGAAGGGCCTGATCGCCAAGGCCGCCCGCAAGCCCAAGTTCGGGGTCCGCGCGTACACTCGGTGTTCGCGTTGCGGACGCCCGCGCTCCGTCTACCGCAAGTTCGGCCTCTGCCGGGTCTGCTTCCGGGAGATGGCGCACCGCGGCGAGCTGCCCGGGATCACCAAGTCGAGCTGGTAA